The following proteins are co-located in the Paralichthys olivaceus isolate ysfri-2021 chromosome 10, ASM2471397v2, whole genome shotgun sequence genome:
- the LOC138411865 gene encoding uncharacterized protein, producing MDKEHHISSIPVAMEIQPSIQLEMDHSPSAEIGTDPQELSGSAQDPPIGAVPMLSSQRCTEAGVQTREQTGVKAKSQSSMDTDLPGVTPLPVSSSPRAKRTGPVKTGGLIQVLDHSRWTEPMRTTIDELLIKHHGAKDILRRVDVDYSAMVQRACRDPNSLLHPTTWQHISRYVKHVAKLKNTSSCLNTSSERASETRKLWHSLTTGSQTVSVPVAILPPAPISPPPVGLTQDDTLTRAAGARIVAVVLQQQQQQQQQQQQPQTQRKLTRNCLACGQPKSRFLGDGSSVHFYYQSPSANYFYCPTRVFKMYADEGLKEPRMSFQDFAASPYFQRELDAAKKRAAECKRVREKRSATEPLPSGRLCRFCHQPLKQGPNSPHVHTCFPGVQGKYIYCPSRVFSFFKAQGMVKEMTWSEFQASQWFEAERNRWMVQKK from the exons atggacaaagagCATCACATCAGCTCAAttcctgttgccatggagatacAGCCATCCATCCAGCTTGAGATGGACCACAGTCCTTCTGCTGAGATTGGCACAGACCCTCAG GAACTCAGTGGCAGTGCTCAGGACCCCCCGATTGGAGCAGTGCCAATGCTGTCCTCACAGCGGTGCACGGAAGCAGGTGTCCAGACCAGGGAACAGACGGGTGTTAAAGCAAAAAGTCAATCTTCGATGGATACAG acCTGCCAGGGGTTACGCCTTTACCCGTATCCTCCTCTCCAAGGGCCAAACGCACTGGACCTGTTAAAACAGGTGGCCTCATCCAGGTTCTTGACCATAGTCGGTGGACAGAACCCATGAGGACCACCATTGATGAACTACTGATAAAGCACCATGGAGCTAAAGACATTCTGAGGCGAGTGGATGTGGACTATAGTGCCATGGTGCAGAGGGCGTGCAGGGACCCCAACAGCCTCCTTCATCCCACCACGTGGCAACATATATCAAGATATGTGAAACATGttgccaaattaaaaaacaccagCTCCTGTCTCAACACCAGCTCAGAGAGGGCATCAGAAACAAGGAAGCTGTGGCACAGTTTGACTACAGGCAGCCAGACAGTCAGTGTGCCCGTCGCAATTTTACCCCCTGCCCCTATCAGCCCTCCCCCCGTTGGTCTCACTCAGGATGACACACTTACCAGGGCTGCAGGGGCAAGGATTGTGGCAGTGgttctacagcagcagcagcaacaacaacaacaacagcagcagccgcagacTCAGAGGAAATTGACCAGGAACTGCTTAGCCTGTGGCCAGCCAAAGTCCCGCTTCCTTGGCGATGGctcttctgttcatttttattatcaatCTCCATCTGCTAATTATTTTTACTGCCCCACAAGAGTCTTCAAGATGTATGCTGACGAAGGGCTCAAAGAACCCAGAATGTCATTCCAAGACTTTGCTGCTTCTCCATATTTCCAGCGAGAACTTGATGCTGCCAAGAAGAGGGCTGCAGAGTGCAAAAGggtcagagaaaaaagaagcgCCACAGAGCCTCTGCCATCCGGTCGCCTATGCAGGTTTTGTCACCAGCCTCTAAAGCAGGGCCCTAACAGCCCTCATGTCCACACCTGCTTCCCTGGAGTACAAGGGAAATATATCTACTGCCCCTCCagagttttctctttcttcaaggCGCAGGGCATGGTCAAGGAGATGACCTGGAGCGAGTTCCAAGCTTCCCAATGGTTTGAGGCTGAACGAAATAGATGGATGGTGcaaaaaaaatga